The stretch of DNA ATCACAAGGCTAACGTAGGGAGGCGGACGATTAGGTCAGATGAGTTCCCAATTAagctaacatgcacgtctttggaatgtgggaggagGCTGGAGCACCAGGAGAAAACCCCAGATTCAAACCAGGCGCCTTCTTGCTTCTCAGGAGGCAACAGTGATAACCACTGCAGCCACCACTCCTGAACAGAAAGGGGGACAATATCTCTGGCTATGATGTCAAAGACCAAATGAAGATGGCCGATCCTCGGGTGATCGGTTTTGGATTTGGTCATCATCCACCGAAATCCACCGTCTGGTTCTACTAGCGACCTGTCACAGCCCCTTTATTACTGAAACtttactgaaaacaaacaaattttaACATGAAATTCTTCGGGAATCGATTCTCTTTTAGAGCCAGCCATCAAGTGGAcacatgaggaactgcagcttttggcacACCTCTTCCAACGCTTTAATCTGACTTCCATGtcaatgaaaatgaacaaaaaaaattacCTTTTGAGTGTTTCCAGAGGCTCTTTTCTGCTGATGATCCCAGTTTCTGGGTCAACTGTGGTGAGTATACACCTGCCAACAACAGGCAAGGTACAGGTGAGTCTgcacccatccacccacccacacacacacacaaacacacacacacacacttcctacagcagtgctgctccgcatcccctgctgctgctgctcctggttAAATGAAGTGATTGTGCATTCAGTGTGTTACCTTCCACACGACATTACACGCTGCAGTCGCACACTGCCAATCTGGATCTCTTCCCATGAATCCTGAAAAAGCAATGTTGCGCATGTTCACACTGAAAAGGGCGAGCTATTAGTCAGAAGTAAAACGGGACCAAAGGATAAGAGACACAGAGGATCTGTGATGTTATTAAACACACCTCCTGGAACGCCTCACAGTCGCTTATCACTACGCTCGGCCGGAAGCGCTCCACAGTGACGCCCTTTTCTAACTTGCTGCTGAGATCATTAACGGAGGCTTCTGACAGCAGCATCACAGGTCCGATGTCAGGGTACGCGATCTGCTGGATGAATGAACACACCACCACATCAggatctgtgttttcatttcactATCAAAGAGTATGAGTAAGTGACTACCTCATTTTGTGGGAAGAGAGGCTCTTGATCCGCCGGCCTCCGGGCCTTCATCTGAGGTTCAAAGTGCACCAAGCGAAAGGTTTTCTCGGCCCCGAAAAAACGAGTGAGCCACTCCGACGCTCTGTCGCCACAGTCCTGTCCCTGGATGTCAGTGCTAAACACCCTGCAGCACAAAAATAACAACGACTTTTGCATTGTTTTGGCAAGAAATCAACCATGTTGAGTCAAGATGACATAAAAAAACCAACCTGCAGTCGATGATGGGGTTGTCAGGCTGCTTTAGCGGGAACCGCAGCTCCTCCATGTTTGGTCCGTTCAGACAAACCTGACCTCCCTCACAGGTCAGAGAGACCAGCACCAGACGGGGCTCCTGTCTGCCCGTCACCATGTGACCTTCCTCCGTCACCACCAGCCAGTGTCTGCAAACAGAGAAGTGGATTTCCACAGCAGCACGCCATTTGGCCACATAAACTTGTTACAGGGGAAagcaaataaaagacaaaacaagTGAGGACTGATAACATCACAGGTTGCTGCAAATACCTCTGACTCAGAGTCGGAAATCCCAGAGTTACATCACATTCTATTTTTATCTGGgattaacaaacaaaacatgtctctatgacactttaaaaaaaaaaatgcctgaaTTATGAATACGACTACCGCCTACAGGGGTCAGGAAGGACAGGAAATTATGATTTTAACAGAGTAATCACCACAAAGGGCACATATATGATCACTTCTGTTCCAAATATAGGAGTATGTGTACTTAAAATAAGTCAAAGGATTATGTCACATGGTATAAATGTATGAATTATGAGCCATTACGATCAAAAGTAATGAGACTTCTTGatttttatgtattcatttattaagGTGGTACATTTCAATGTACTCTGTTAAATGTAGAATTGTGCACACAGATGATGTACACAGTAAAAAAAGGTTTATATTATATAATGGTGTCTTTCAAAGAGCAGCTTTTGTGCATCTAAAATGTCACTTTTGTGGCTCCACGTCATGACAATGTAAAGACACGCACTGTGTTTCTTATTGCACCTGTGCAGGTGTGTAAATACTGAATATTATAATCACGTGTTTTCTGTGCAAATCCAGGacaaactgaaaacacaacGCCCCTCCATTGTGATGCGTTTAGGTGTCCACCGCAGCAGTGTAAACAtctgatatgttttttttttttttttttttttttttaaaaaaccctTCCTGCAAACTCACCGATCCTGCAGATCTCCAAACTTGAGGCCCATTTTCTGGCATTCTGCGAGCGCCACGGACACCGCTCTGCCAGATTTCAGGGGGTGAATGAGGAGCTGCGACACTACGCCCACTCGAACAGCTTTTTCTGGCTTTCTCAGGTATTTATAACTCAGACCGAGTCCCAGAACTGCAAAGCCGGCTCCGCCGATCAGCAGAGCCGCTTTCTTATTCTGGAGCAACGTGTTCACAGCCAGCTGCCTCGGGTCCATTTTGGAGGCTCCCGGAGTTTCCTTGGACGTTGAACTTTTACTACTCTGCGGCCTGCGTCCGTGGGACGTTCACGGACGCTCGGACAACAGAGATACACCACATGAAAGGAGTTTAATTGTACTTTTcacctgttgtgttgtttgtttttactcttATCTATATTATGTCCTGTTAACATGATGTTTTATCACTTTtatattgaataaaaaaaatgtatatttccATTTCCACAAGGAGATAACATCAAATAATGCTCTTTGGCGTATAAAAGAGTGCTGATCACACCTTATAGGAACACTGACTTAAAAGAAATCTGCGTTTATAGTAGATTTATGTGAAATAAATCCTTAAATACTGATAAAAAATGTGGGTATATCGTAGCATATAGGCCTATCCAGCATGTGTCAGCATTAACAGTCCTTCAGATATTCCAGAGGCAGGGCTGCAGTGCATAATCCCTGATAACCTGGCCAACACCTCTGTGTTTATGATGGGCATGATGGGTCATAAAATGGTTGGATGGTTGAATTGCAGGCATGAATCCACGTTGTAAAcacgtttatttctgctgtaaagtcggCCATTTCAACATGGGAGTCTACTTTTAGAGGCTTCATAgttaactgcagtttttaacacttccaTATTGGCTTCATCCCATAGCTGGagggaggttgctgcttggaataaggccctgttcacactggagaaagtcaatccagctagagtaggattgaatccagaaagcctttaagctggatacgttcagacctattttcaaatctggctatgcatgtctgcgctcaatccggcttgtttttcgtcctccaaaccactaggtggtgccacATAAtttacagagtctgttcaggatGCTGTAGGTTttctttttgtcctgtgtcgctcgttctttgtttttttttcggttcaaaaagcagtttattcctttgtagccctgtggaaaataaactcggtgcaaagctgttgtagtttgacggttgtttacacatggcttttgtacgcgacccggacactgtccccgtgaacaggaagtatcacgtcgctagctggattcgttagctgcatttgcgttcagacctgagccatgtatgagccaatctggctaaaTCCACCTCTGGCAGGTGGATTGAGATCTATCTGGATTCGCATTGGATCTGGATATACCCAGAtgcggcccgaatcccgctctagctggattgatttccccagtgtgatcGGGGTCTAAGTGCcaggaaaatggtggagaagcttgttacaGATGTGAGAAGTGTGTCTAGAAACGCACTGTTTAAATCTAAAACATACATTTCTTTCTGTGGCGTTTCACTCACAGTCCAACATGTGCATCATCATCCT from Parambassis ranga chromosome 22, fParRan2.1, whole genome shotgun sequence encodes:
- the marc1 gene encoding mitochondrial amidoxime-reducing component 1, producing MDPRQLAVNTLLQNKKAALLIGGAGFAVLGLGLSYKYLRKPEKAVRVGVVSQLLIHPLKSGRAVSVALAECQKMGLKFGDLQDRHWLVVTEEGHMVTGRQEPRLVLVSLTCEGGQVCLNGPNMEELRFPLKQPDNPIIDCRVFSTDIQGQDCGDRASEWLTRFFGAEKTFRLVHFEPQMKARRPADQEPLFPQNEQIAYPDIGPVMLLSEASVNDLSSKLEKGVTVERFRPSVVISDCEAFQEDSWEEIQIGSVRLQRVMSCGRCILTTVDPETGIISRKEPLETLKSYRLCDPSEKHIYKSSPLFGQLHTVKKTGILQVGDVVYKISR